In the genome of Rhodoferax sp. BAB1, one region contains:
- a CDS encoding bifunctional protein-serine/threonine kinase/phosphatase, which produces MSFEMDIGYTSLAGAKAVNEDFAGAMLPEEGREDMGVIAAIADGVSAGGLGQEAAQTTVATLVRDYYSTPQTWDTTVALDRIIAAQNTWLAATNRRRAPATGMTTLTALVLRGHSWTLAHVGDTRAYLLREGQVTQLTVDHVMPHPDFRHQLMRVVGAEDRLVVDYIQGDLQVGDVFILLSDGVHGSLRLRQLAERAELANAQVIADSLVQAAIKAGSNDNATALVVRVLGLLDATLQDVSRSAQALPVPVRLKPGDVIDGLRVEEVAADNGINLIYRVRDGHTQTDYALKTLHPSRAHDPEEGAALAHEAWLARCMQTSRAAEHLVQLHEKPPAGKGQSAFYLLYDWHAGETLQQMLARQQRFSPAQAVALATQVLKALGRLHRQSVVHRDIKPANLHQGEDGVLRLLDLGVALSGREPEAMRRLHAGTPSYINPEQWGFTVRAGGIDTNVPPEDPDAMSDLYALGVTFYQLLAEGKLPYGEVLPYQSGRYYRDPTPPSRHNPEVPIWLDHVVLKAVARDKRQRFETAEEFLLALERGASRPLTAPPASPLLQRDPTFVWKLLFGVSALFNVLLVYWLLFLPK; this is translated from the coding sequence ATGAGCTTTGAAATGGACATCGGCTACACCTCGCTTGCAGGTGCCAAGGCCGTCAACGAGGACTTTGCCGGCGCCATGCTGCCCGAAGAAGGGCGTGAGGACATGGGGGTGATCGCCGCCATTGCCGACGGCGTCAGCGCCGGCGGCCTAGGCCAGGAGGCGGCCCAGACCACGGTGGCCACTTTGGTGCGCGACTACTACAGCACGCCCCAAACCTGGGATACCACGGTCGCGCTGGACCGAATCATCGCCGCGCAGAACACCTGGCTGGCCGCCACCAACCGCCGGCGTGCACCCGCAACCGGCATGACCACGCTCACCGCCCTGGTGCTGCGCGGGCATTCCTGGACCCTGGCCCATGTGGGCGACACCCGGGCCTATCTGCTGCGCGAGGGCCAGGTCACCCAGCTCACGGTGGACCACGTCATGCCCCACCCGGATTTCCGCCACCAGCTCATGCGGGTGGTGGGCGCGGAGGACCGGCTCGTGGTCGACTACATCCAGGGTGACCTGCAGGTGGGCGACGTCTTCATCCTGCTGAGCGATGGCGTGCACGGATCACTGCGCCTGCGCCAGCTGGCCGAGCGGGCCGAACTGGCCAACGCCCAGGTGATTGCTGACAGCCTGGTGCAGGCGGCCATCAAGGCCGGCAGCAACGACAACGCCACCGCCCTGGTGGTGCGCGTGCTGGGCCTGCTGGACGCAACGTTGCAGGACGTGAGCCGTAGCGCCCAGGCCCTGCCCGTTCCCGTGCGCCTCAAACCGGGTGACGTGATCGACGGCCTGCGTGTGGAGGAAGTGGCGGCCGACAACGGCATCAACCTGATCTACCGCGTCCGCGACGGACACACCCAGACCGACTACGCCCTCAAGACCCTGCACCCCTCGCGCGCCCACGACCCCGAGGAAGGCGCCGCGCTGGCCCACGAGGCCTGGCTGGCGCGCTGCATGCAGACCTCACGCGCGGCCGAGCACCTGGTGCAACTGCACGAGAAGCCGCCCGCCGGCAAGGGGCAGTCCGCCTTCTACCTGCTCTACGACTGGCACGCGGGCGAGACCCTGCAGCAGATGCTGGCCCGCCAGCAGCGTTTCAGCCCGGCCCAGGCCGTGGCCCTGGCCACCCAGGTGCTCAAGGCCCTGGGCCGCCTGCACCGCCAGAGCGTGGTGCACCGCGACATCAAACCCGCCAACCTGCACCAGGGGGAGGACGGCGTGTTGCGCCTGCTGGACCTGGGCGTGGCCCTGAGCGGGCGCGAACCCGAGGCCATGCGCCGCCTGCACGCGGGCACACCCAGCTACATCAACCCCGAGCAATGGGGCTTCACCGTGCGCGCTGGCGGCATCGACACCAACGTGCCGCCCGAAGACCCCGACGCCATGAGCGACCTCTACGCCCTGGGCGTCACCTTCTACCAGCTGCTGGCCGAGGGCAAGCTGCCCTACGGCGAGGTGCTGCCCTACCAGAGCGGCCGCTACTACCGCGACCCGACGCCGCCCAGCCGCCACAACCCCGAGGTGCCGATCTGGCTCGACCACGTGGTGTTGAAAGCCGTGGCCCGCGACAAGCGCCAGCGTTTCGAGACGGCGGAGGAATTCCTGCTGGCGCTGGAGCGCGGGGCTTCTCGGCCGCTCACCGCGCCGCCGGCTTCACCGCTGCTGCAGAGGGATCCGACCTTTGTGTGGAAACTGCTGTTCGGGGTCAGCGCGCTGTTCAATGTGCTGCTGGTGTACTGGTTGTTGTTTTTGCCGAAGTAG
- the nirB gene encoding nitrite reductase large subunit NirB, with the protein MKKLKLVMIGNGMAGVRSLEELLKIAPELYEITVFGAEPHPNYNRILLSPVLAGEQKLEDIVLNDWAWYQDNGITLHAGWTVTEVDRVKRVVHAKNAKGETISAEYDRLILATGSNPFILPVPGKDLKGVLAYRDIADTEAMIAAAAKYKHAVVIGGGLLGLEAANGLMKRGMSVSVVHVMPWLMERQLDDVAGKLLQKSLEDRGMQFLIGAQTQELVGGEDGRVKAIKFKDGTEVPADLVVMAVGIRPNTALAESMKLHVNRGIVVSDTLQTTTDARIYAVGECAAHRGIAYGLVAPLFEQGKVLANHLAQFGIGRYTGSLTSTKLKVTGIDLFSAGDFMGGENTEEIVMSDPAGGVYKKLVIRDDKLVGACLYGDTVDGSWYFKLLRDGRSVGDIRDRLMFGESNIGDAGHEGHSKAAAMADSDEVCGCNGVNKGTICKAIKEKGLFTLDEVRKHTKASASCGSCTGLVEQILMFTAGGDYSATPKTKAMCGCTEHGHQAVREAIVASKLLTIGDVFKSLNWKTPNGCASCRPAVNYYLISSWPKEAKDDPQSRYINERSHANIQKDGTYSVIPRMWGGETTADELRRIANAVDKYKIPTVKVTGGQRIDLLGVKKEDLQAVWNDIGMPSGHAYAKALRTVKTCVGSEWCRMGTQDSTQMGKDLERAMWRMYAPHKVKFAVSGCPRNCAEAGIKDVGIIGVDSGWEMHIAGNGGIKTEVAHFFTKLKTAEEVLEYTGAFMQLYREEGWYLERTVHYVNRVGLDYVKKKILDDHEGRRALWERLQFALDGEPDPWFEGEKARVDTRQFIPIKVEGVSA; encoded by the coding sequence ATGAAAAAACTCAAACTGGTGATGATCGGCAACGGCATGGCCGGCGTGCGCTCGCTCGAAGAGCTGCTGAAGATTGCGCCCGAGCTGTACGAGATCACGGTCTTCGGCGCCGAGCCCCACCCCAACTACAACCGCATCCTGCTTTCGCCGGTGCTGGCCGGCGAACAGAAGCTGGAAGACATCGTCCTGAACGACTGGGCCTGGTACCAGGACAACGGCATCACCCTGCACGCCGGCTGGACCGTGACCGAGGTGGACCGCGTCAAGCGCGTGGTGCACGCAAAGAATGCGAAAGGCGAGACGATCAGCGCCGAATACGACCGCCTGATCCTGGCCACGGGCTCCAACCCCTTCATCCTGCCCGTGCCGGGCAAGGACTTGAAAGGTGTGCTGGCCTACCGCGACATCGCCGACACCGAGGCCATGATCGCGGCCGCCGCCAAATACAAGCATGCGGTCGTCATCGGCGGCGGTCTGCTGGGCCTGGAAGCGGCCAACGGCCTGATGAAACGCGGCATGAGCGTGAGCGTGGTGCACGTGATGCCCTGGCTGATGGAACGCCAGCTCGACGACGTGGCCGGCAAGCTGCTGCAGAAGTCGCTGGAAGACCGCGGCATGCAATTCCTGATCGGCGCGCAGACGCAGGAACTGGTGGGCGGTGAAGACGGCCGCGTCAAGGCCATCAAGTTCAAGGACGGCACGGAAGTGCCGGCCGACCTGGTGGTGATGGCCGTGGGCATCCGCCCCAACACGGCGCTGGCCGAGAGCATGAAGCTGCACGTGAACCGCGGCATCGTGGTCAGCGACACGCTGCAGACCACCACCGACGCGCGCATCTACGCGGTGGGCGAATGCGCCGCGCACCGCGGCATCGCCTACGGCCTGGTGGCGCCCCTGTTCGAGCAGGGCAAGGTGCTGGCCAACCACCTGGCGCAGTTCGGCATCGGCCGTTACACCGGCTCGCTCACCTCCACCAAGCTCAAGGTCACGGGCATCGACCTGTTCAGCGCCGGCGATTTCATGGGCGGCGAGAACACCGAAGAGATCGTGATGAGCGACCCGGCCGGTGGCGTCTACAAGAAACTTGTCATCCGCGACGACAAGCTGGTGGGCGCCTGCCTCTACGGCGACACGGTGGACGGCAGCTGGTACTTCAAGCTGCTGCGCGACGGCCGCAGCGTGGGTGACATCCGCGACCGCCTGATGTTCGGCGAATCGAACATCGGCGACGCCGGCCACGAAGGCCACAGCAAGGCAGCCGCCATGGCCGACAGCGACGAGGTCTGCGGCTGCAACGGCGTGAACAAGGGCACCATCTGCAAGGCCATCAAGGAAAAAGGCCTGTTCACGCTGGACGAGGTGCGCAAGCACACCAAGGCCAGCGCCAGCTGCGGCTCCTGCACGGGCCTGGTGGAACAGATCCTGATGTTCACCGCCGGCGGCGACTACTCGGCCACACCCAAGACCAAGGCCATGTGCGGCTGCACCGAACACGGCCACCAGGCCGTGCGCGAGGCCATCGTGGCCAGCAAGCTGCTGACCATTGGTGATGTCTTCAAGAGCCTGAACTGGAAAACGCCCAACGGCTGCGCCAGCTGCCGCCCGGCCGTCAACTACTACCTGATCTCCAGCTGGCCCAAGGAGGCCAAGGACGATCCGCAGAGCCGCTACATCAACGAACGCAGCCACGCCAACATCCAGAAGGACGGCACCTACAGCGTGATCCCGCGCATGTGGGGCGGCGAGACCACGGCCGACGAACTGCGCCGCATCGCCAACGCGGTGGACAAGTACAAGATCCCCACCGTCAAGGTCACGGGCGGCCAGCGCATCGACCTGCTGGGCGTCAAGAAGGAAGACCTGCAGGCCGTGTGGAACGACATTGGCATGCCCAGCGGCCACGCCTACGCCAAGGCCCTGCGCACGGTGAAGACCTGCGTGGGCAGCGAATGGTGCCGCATGGGCACGCAGGACAGCACGCAGATGGGCAAGGACCTGGAGCGCGCCATGTGGCGCATGTACGCGCCGCACAAGGTGAAGTTCGCCGTCTCGGGCTGCCCGCGCAACTGCGCAGAGGCCGGCATCAAGGACGTGGGCATCATCGGCGTCGATTCGGGCTGGGAAATGCACATCGCCGGCAACGGTGGCATCAAGACCGAGGTGGCGCATTTCTTCACCAAGCTCAAGACGGCCGAGGAGGTGCTGGAGTACACCGGTGCCTTCATGCAGCTCTACCGCGAGGAAGGCTGGTACCTGGAGCGCACCGTGCACTACGTGAACCGCGTGGGCCTGGACTACGTGAAGAAGAAGATCCTGGACGACCATGAGGGCCGCCGGGCCCTGTGGGAGCGCCTGCAGTTCGCGCTGGACGGCGAACCCGATCCCTGGTTCGAGGGCGAGAAGGCCCGTGTCGACACGCGCCAGTTCATCCCGATCAAGGTCGAAGGAGTCAGCGCATGA
- a CDS encoding type IV pili methyl-accepting chemotaxis transducer N-terminal domain-containing protein: MKRRHLLALAGAASFGVQAQVLDLNDAINKAGRQRMLSQRMAKAWLAMVHRTESGAAQQILDRSMALFDRQLVELKAYAPNAELRRTYADLEGAWSEYKGALVGKHPSRDGVGGLLDTDARVLALAHQGTVQYEAVTSKPVGKLVNVAGRQRMLSQRMAKYFYAAALRVEPAQAQAEIGKARSEFLSAMELLRNAPEATNGIKDQLALADNQWLFFDLALKEINNAGPKALSDMFVTSENLLSVMDRVTGLYAGLKA; this comes from the coding sequence ATGAAACGCCGCCACCTGCTGGCCCTGGCTGGCGCCGCCTCTTTCGGCGTGCAGGCCCAGGTGCTGGACCTCAACGACGCCATCAACAAGGCCGGCCGCCAGCGCATGCTCTCGCAGCGCATGGCTAAGGCCTGGCTGGCCATGGTGCACAGGACCGAAAGCGGCGCGGCCCAGCAGATCCTGGACCGCTCCATGGCCCTGTTCGACCGCCAGCTGGTCGAGCTCAAAGCCTACGCGCCCAACGCCGAGTTGCGCAGGACCTATGCGGACCTCGAAGGCGCCTGGAGCGAATACAAGGGCGCGCTGGTGGGCAAGCACCCCAGCCGCGACGGCGTGGGCGGCCTGCTCGACACCGACGCACGCGTGCTGGCCCTGGCCCACCAGGGCACGGTGCAGTACGAGGCCGTCACCAGCAAACCCGTGGGCAAGCTGGTCAACGTGGCCGGCCGCCAGCGCATGCTGTCGCAACGCATGGCCAAGTACTTCTACGCCGCCGCCCTGCGCGTGGAACCGGCCCAGGCCCAGGCCGAGATCGGCAAGGCGCGCAGCGAATTCCTGAGCGCCATGGAGCTGCTGCGCAACGCGCCCGAAGCAACAAACGGCATCAAGGACCAGCTGGCCCTGGCCGACAACCAGTGGCTGTTCTTCGACCTGGCGCTCAAAGAGATCAACAACGCCGGGCCGAAAGCCCTGTCCGACATGTTCGTGACCAGCGAGAACCTGCTGAGTGTCATGGACCGTGTGACCGGCCTCTACGCCGGTCTGAAAGCCTGA
- the nirD gene encoding nitrite reductase small subunit NirD: MSEWKPICRVDDIPVLGSRRVARPQGMAVAVFRNDQDQVFALLDRCPHKGGPLSQGIVFGTSVACPLHNWTIGLDTGCARAPDEGSTTRFAVKVEDGVVHLDGQELATLALDIQPPVAGPCTRKTACA, encoded by the coding sequence ATGAGTGAATGGAAACCGATTTGCCGCGTCGATGACATCCCCGTGCTGGGTTCGCGCCGTGTGGCACGCCCCCAGGGCATGGCCGTGGCCGTGTTCCGTAACGACCAGGACCAGGTCTTTGCCCTGCTCGACCGCTGCCCGCACAAGGGCGGCCCGCTCTCGCAAGGCATCGTCTTCGGCACCAGCGTGGCCTGCCCGTTGCACAACTGGACCATCGGTCTGGACACCGGTTGCGCCCGCGCGCCCGACGAAGGCAGCACGACGCGTTTCGCCGTGAAGGTGGAAGACGGCGTGGTGCACCTGGACGGCCAGGAACTCGCCACCCTGGCGCTGGACATCCAGCCGCCCGTGGCCGGGCCCTGCACGCGCAAGACGGCCTGCGCCTGA
- a CDS encoding nitrate reductase, which yields MHKETRSTCPYCGVGCGVIIESRRDQIIGVRGDPDHPANFGRLCSKGSTLHLTATPEVIAQTRLLQPMQRLQRGAAPQPLAWETALDLAATRFADTIRTHGPDAVGFYVSGQLLTEDYYVFNKLAKGLIGTNNIDTNSRLCMSSAVAGYKQTLGADAPPACYEDLDHADCLFIAGSNAAWAHPILFRRIEEAKKNRPGLKIVVVDPRRTDTAGTADLFVQIQPGTDVALFNGMLHLMLWEGWTDSNYISTRTRGFEELKATVRDYTPDMVTQTCGIAKDTLYEAARLFATSKATLSLYCQGLNQSSSGTAKNAALINLHLATGQIGKPGAGPFSLTGQPNAMGGREVGGLANLLSAHRDLANPQHRAEVAALWGIPAVPDKPGKTAVEMFQAAADGEIKALWIACTNPAQSMPDLATVRRALERAEFVVVQEAFATPTTCDYADLLLPASTWGEKDGTVTNSERRITRVRPAVPAPGAARHDWQIAVDFARRLEALGIGPRTGLFAYDSPEAVWNEHRESTRGRDLDITGMSYGQLEEKPQQWPLPEGAMTGKKRLYEDGIFPTEDGRARFANTLYKPVAEPRESRFPFALTTGRLRDQWHGMSRTGTLGRLFGHVAEPCVQMSPGDMTRRGFTEGELVHVTSKRGSILVPLQASEELASGQAFMAMHWGPEYLSGMSSAGQPLAGVNALTTSAFCPSSKQPELKHAAVKILKAELPWTLLAMAWLPAESALSTREALRRLMLRFPYASCVPFANAAPLDGGGAQRSGVLFRAAAHEAVPDELLAEIEQLLGLDHAGTLRYADRKRGQRRAALLQREGEQTTLQAMLLAGDTRAEAWIRSLLQQELPAQSYGRLLLLPGGQAPVAIPARSRQVCTCFNVSENAIEATLASCSGSENERLGALQQTLKCGTNCGSCVPELQRLVRRVVPLKQAA from the coding sequence ATGCACAAAGAAACGCGATCAACCTGCCCCTACTGCGGTGTGGGCTGTGGCGTCATCATCGAGTCGCGACGCGATCAGATCATCGGCGTGCGCGGTGACCCGGACCATCCGGCCAACTTCGGCCGCCTGTGCTCCAAGGGCTCCACGCTGCACCTGACGGCCACGCCCGAGGTGATCGCGCAGACGCGGCTGCTGCAGCCCATGCAGCGCCTGCAGCGCGGTGCCGCACCGCAACCCCTGGCCTGGGAGACCGCGCTGGACCTGGCCGCCACCCGTTTTGCCGACACCATCCGCACGCATGGCCCAGACGCCGTGGGTTTCTATGTGAGCGGGCAATTGCTCACGGAGGACTATTACGTCTTCAACAAGCTGGCCAAAGGGCTGATCGGCACCAACAACATCGACACCAACTCGCGCCTGTGCATGAGCAGCGCGGTGGCCGGCTACAAGCAGACCCTGGGCGCCGACGCGCCGCCGGCCTGCTACGAGGACCTGGACCACGCCGACTGCCTCTTCATCGCCGGCTCCAATGCCGCCTGGGCCCACCCCATCCTGTTCCGCCGCATCGAGGAAGCCAAAAAGAACCGCCCCGGCCTGAAGATCGTGGTGGTGGACCCGCGCCGCACCGACACCGCCGGCACCGCCGACCTCTTTGTGCAGATCCAGCCCGGTACCGACGTGGCCCTCTTCAACGGCATGCTGCACCTCATGCTGTGGGAAGGCTGGACCGACAGCAACTACATCAGCACCCGCACGCGCGGCTTCGAGGAACTGAAAGCCACGGTACGCGACTACACGCCCGACATGGTGACGCAGACCTGCGGCATCGCCAAGGACACGCTGTACGAGGCCGCGCGCCTGTTCGCCACCTCCAAGGCCACGCTCAGCCTCTACTGCCAGGGCCTGAACCAGAGCAGCAGCGGCACGGCCAAGAACGCCGCACTCATCAACCTGCACCTGGCCACGGGCCAGATCGGCAAACCCGGCGCCGGCCCCTTCTCGCTGACCGGCCAGCCCAATGCCATGGGCGGGCGCGAAGTCGGCGGCCTGGCCAATCTGCTCAGTGCCCACCGCGATCTGGCCAACCCGCAGCACCGCGCGGAAGTGGCCGCGCTCTGGGGAATCCCCGCCGTGCCCGACAAGCCGGGCAAGACCGCGGTCGAGATGTTCCAGGCCGCGGCCGACGGCGAGATCAAGGCCCTGTGGATAGCCTGCACCAACCCCGCGCAAAGCATGCCCGACCTGGCCACCGTGCGCCGCGCGTTGGAGCGCGCCGAGTTCGTGGTGGTGCAGGAAGCCTTTGCCACCCCCACCACCTGCGACTACGCGGACCTGCTGCTGCCCGCCAGCACCTGGGGCGAGAAGGACGGCACCGTCACCAACAGCGAACGCCGCATCACGCGCGTGCGCCCCGCCGTGCCCGCACCCGGCGCAGCGCGACACGACTGGCAGATCGCCGTGGACTTCGCGCGCCGGCTCGAAGCGCTGGGCATCGGCCCGCGCACCGGACTCTTCGCTTACGACAGCCCCGAAGCGGTCTGGAACGAACACCGTGAGTCCACCCGTGGCCGTGACCTGGATATCACCGGCATGAGCTACGGTCAGCTTGAAGAAAAACCCCAGCAATGGCCCCTGCCTGAAGGCGCCATGACGGGCAAGAAGCGCCTCTACGAAGACGGCATCTTCCCCACCGAAGACGGCCGCGCGCGTTTTGCCAACACGCTCTACAAACCCGTGGCCGAGCCGCGCGAGTCGCGCTTTCCCTTTGCGCTCACCACCGGCCGCCTGCGCGACCAGTGGCACGGCATGAGCCGCACCGGCACCCTGGGCCGTCTCTTCGGCCACGTGGCCGAGCCCTGCGTGCAGATGAGCCCCGGCGACATGACACGCCGTGGTTTCACCGAAGGCGAGCTGGTGCACGTCACCAGCAAGCGCGGCTCCATCCTGGTGCCGCTGCAGGCCAGCGAGGAGCTGGCCAGCGGCCAGGCTTTCATGGCCATGCACTGGGGCCCGGAATACCTCAGCGGCATGAGCAGCGCCGGCCAGCCCCTGGCCGGTGTCAACGCGCTGACCACCTCGGCCTTCTGCCCCAGCTCCAAACAGCCCGAGCTCAAGCATGCGGCCGTCAAGATCCTCAAGGCCGAACTGCCCTGGACCCTGCTGGCCATGGCCTGGCTGCCGGCCGAAAGCGCGCTGAGCACACGCGAGGCACTGCGCCGCCTCATGCTGCGTTTCCCCTATGCCAGCTGCGTGCCCTTTGCCAACGCCGCGCCGCTGGACGGCGGCGGCGCACAACGCAGCGGCGTGCTGTTCCGGGCCGCCGCGCACGAGGCCGTGCCCGACGAACTGCTGGCCGAGATCGAACAGCTGCTGGGCCTGGACCATGCAGGCACCCTGCGCTACGCCGACCGCAAACGCGGCCAGCGCCGCGCCGCGCTGCTGCAGCGCGAGGGTGAGCAAACCACCTTGCAGGCCATGCTGCTGGCCGGCGACACACGCGCCGAGGCCTGGATCCGTTCCCTGCTGCAGCAGGAGCTGCCGGCCCAGAGCTACGGCCGCCTGTTGTTGTTGCCCGGCGGCCAGGCCCCGGTGGCCATCCCCGCGCGCAGCCGCCAGGTCTGCACCTGCTTCAACGTCAGTGAAAACGCCATCGAGGCCACGCTGGCGTCATGCAGCGGCAGCGAGAACGAACGCCTGGGCGCACTGCAGCAGACGCTGAAATGCGGTACCAATTGCGGCTCCTGCGTGCCCGAACTGCAGCGCCTGGTGCGCCGAGTCGTGCCGCTGAAGCAGGCGGCCTGA
- the cobA gene encoding uroporphyrinogen-III C-methyltransferase, which yields MHTNTLPLTGSCTLVGAGPGDPELLTLKALKAIQRATLLLVDDLVNEAIVAHAAPTARIVHVGKRGGCTSTPQSFIEKLMITAVREGEHVVRLKGGDPFIFGRGGEEVEHLQEAGIRVDVVNGITSGLAAVTSLGVPLTHREHAQGVIFLTGHAKPGASGPDWAAIATTAHAARLTLVIYMGVSGALQIEQGLLSGLPGETPVALVQHASLPTQRHALTTLDQLHATLVREALGSPCVMVVGDVLQGVWQLAQQAPQAGPRFALGM from the coding sequence ATGCACACGAACACCTTGCCCCTCACCGGCTCCTGCACCCTCGTGGGCGCCGGCCCCGGCGACCCCGAACTGCTCACGCTCAAGGCGCTGAAGGCCATCCAGCGCGCCACCCTGCTGCTGGTCGACGATCTGGTCAACGAGGCCATCGTGGCGCATGCCGCGCCCACCGCACGCATCGTGCACGTGGGCAAACGCGGCGGCTGCACCTCCACGCCGCAGTCCTTCATCGAGAAACTCATGATCACCGCCGTGCGCGAAGGCGAGCACGTGGTGCGCCTCAAAGGCGGCGACCCCTTCATCTTCGGCCGCGGCGGCGAAGAGGTGGAGCATCTGCAGGAAGCCGGCATCCGTGTGGACGTGGTCAACGGCATCACCTCGGGCCTGGCGGCCGTCACCAGCCTGGGCGTGCCGCTGACCCACCGGGAACATGCGCAAGGCGTGATCTTCCTCACGGGCCACGCCAAACCCGGCGCCAGCGGACCGGACTGGGCGGCCATCGCGACCACCGCGCACGCGGCCCGGCTCACGCTGGTGATCTACATGGGCGTGAGCGGCGCCTTGCAGATCGAACAGGGCCTGCTGAGCGGCCTGCCCGGTGAGACGCCGGTGGCCCTGGTGCAGCACGCCTCGCTGCCCACGCAGCGCCACGCCCTCACCACACTGGATCAGTTGCACGCCACCCTGGTGCGTGAAGCGCTGGGCAGCCCCTGCGTCATGGTGGTGGGCGATGTGCTGCAGGGCGTGTGGCAACTGGCGCAGCAGGCTCCGCAAGCTGGCCCGAGGTTTGCTTTGGGTATGTGA
- a CDS encoding type IV pili methyl-accepting chemotaxis transducer N-terminal domain-containing protein, translated as MNHLPSTAVTPHTPRAPGRTPAIVPAHITGLSLVNLAARQRMLSQRMILQTILAARGDAQRLAEAQRSLQIFTESQQHLLVTTGQLEAASAQKIRTTYDGVRGVGPVIETFMQLMRRTLEQIERKAPGVAESLIELVGHTDRILEALNTATTAFDDITKAKSEAMMKELAGIVGDIQSVAKEAKVVSFNAQIMAARAGQHGREFAVVANVLSDITGEIDGLTRKAAVLADRNKHTA; from the coding sequence ATGAACCACCTGCCTTCCACCGCTGTCACACCCCACACTCCCCGCGCCCCGGGCAGGACCCCGGCCATCGTGCCGGCACATATCACCGGCCTCTCGCTGGTCAACCTGGCTGCACGCCAGCGCATGTTGTCGCAGCGCATGATCCTGCAGACCATCCTGGCGGCCCGCGGTGATGCCCAGCGGCTGGCCGAGGCCCAGCGCAGCCTGCAGATCTTCACCGAAAGCCAGCAACACCTGCTAGTCACGACTGGGCAGCTGGAAGCCGCCAGTGCGCAGAAGATCAGGACCACCTACGACGGTGTGCGCGGCGTGGGCCCCGTCATCGAAACCTTCATGCAGCTCATGCGCCGCACCCTGGAGCAGATCGAACGCAAGGCGCCCGGCGTGGCCGAATCGCTGATCGAGCTGGTGGGCCACACCGATCGCATCCTGGAGGCGCTCAATACCGCGACCACGGCCTTCGACGACATCACCAAGGCCAAGTCCGAGGCCATGATGAAAGAACTCGCGGGCATCGTGGGCGACATCCAGAGCGTGGCCAAGGAGGCCAAGGTGGTGAGCTTCAACGCCCAGATCATGGCCGCGCGCGCCGGCCAGCACGGCCGCGAATTTGCCGTCGTCGCCAACGTGCTGTCCGATATCACGGGCGAGATCGACGGCCTGACGCGCAAGGCCGCCGTGCTGGCCGACCGCAACAAGCACACCGCCTGA
- a CDS encoding sterol desaturase family protein has protein sequence MLKELNELAEGAGELKPGSGLVTGVIALALAFLCFLGVLAFLFPEYLTTPELRRSYNVDTVRTIMFIAMVVAGGLSLVNVLFNRSRWLSAFAFLLVALTALLGGHKVPVNDFADNTPYIGLDWFILDLLGSSLIFIFVEKLFALRKDQPVFRPEWQTDLHHFIVNHMVVGFILLATNLLVHRLFGWAAADGIQAWVRDLPFVAAVLLILLVSDFVQYWTHRAYHEVPLLWRLHAVHHSAKSMDWLAGSRQHILELLITRTLVLAPIFVLGFSKEVIDTYIVIVGFQAVFNHANVSVRLGPLRYIIVTPNFHHWHHSQDKEALDRNYAAHFAFLDYLFGTAVKSTKLWPERYGVLGDYVPNGFFKQLKFPFTWKG, from the coding sequence ATGCTGAAAGAGCTCAATGAACTCGCCGAGGGCGCCGGCGAACTCAAACCCGGCTCCGGCCTGGTGACCGGCGTCATCGCCCTGGCGCTGGCCTTCCTCTGTTTCCTGGGCGTACTGGCCTTCCTCTTTCCCGAGTACCTGACCACGCCGGAGCTGCGCCGCAGCTACAACGTGGACACGGTACGCACCATCATGTTCATCGCCATGGTGGTGGCCGGCGGCCTGTCCCTGGTCAACGTGCTCTTCAACCGTTCGCGCTGGCTCTCGGCCTTTGCCTTCCTGCTGGTCGCGCTGACCGCCCTGCTGGGCGGCCACAAGGTGCCGGTGAACGACTTTGCCGACAACACCCCCTACATCGGCCTGGACTGGTTCATCCTGGACCTGCTGGGCTCTTCGCTGATCTTCATCTTCGTCGAGAAGCTCTTCGCCCTGCGCAAGGACCAGCCCGTCTTCCGCCCCGAGTGGCAGACCGACCTGCACCACTTCATCGTGAACCACATGGTGGTGGGTTTCATCCTGCTGGCCACCAACCTGCTGGTGCACCGCCTGTTCGGCTGGGCTGCGGCCGACGGCATCCAGGCCTGGGTGCGCGACCTGCCCTTCGTGGCTGCGGTGCTGCTGATCCTGCTGGTGTCGGACTTCGTGCAGTACTGGACCCACCGCGCCTACCACGAGGTGCCCCTGCTGTGGCGCCTGCACGCCGTGCACCACAGCGCCAAGAGCATGGACTGGCTGGCCGGCTCGCGCCAGCACATCCTGGAGCTGCTGATCACCCGCACCCTGGTGCTGGCGCCCATCTTCGTGCTGGGCTTTTCCAAAGAGGTCATCGACACCTACATCGTCATCGTCGGTTTCCAGGCGGTGTTCAACCACGCCAACGTCAGCGTGCGCCTGGGCCCGCTGCGCTACATCATCGTCACGCCCAACTTCCACCACTGGCACCACAGCCAGGACAAGGAAGCACTGGACCGCAACTACGCGGCGCACTTCGCCTTCCTGGACTACCTCTTCGGCACGGCCGTCAAGAGCACCAAGCTCTGGCCCGAGCGCTACGGTGTGCTGGGCGACTACGTGCCCAACGGTTTCTTCAAGCAGCTGAAGTTTCCCTTCACCTGGAAAGGCTGA